In the genome of Neisseria animaloris, one region contains:
- the groES gene encoding co-chaperone GroES, translated as MTIRPLHDRVVVKRLEAEEKTASGIVLPGAAAEKPDMGEVIAVGAGKVGKDGQRRPLDVKVGDKVIFGKYSGQAVKADGEELLVMREEDIFGIVE; from the coding sequence ATGACCATTCGTCCTCTGCATGACCGCGTAGTCGTAAAACGCTTGGAAGCTGAAGAAAAAACCGCCTCTGGTATCGTATTGCCGGGCGCAGCCGCTGAAAAACCCGATATGGGCGAAGTGATTGCCGTCGGCGCAGGTAAAGTCGGTAAAGACGGCCAACGCCGTCCTCTGGACGTGAAAGTTGGCGACAAGGTGATTTTCGGAAAATACAGCGGCCAAGCTGTGAAAGCCGACGGCGAAGAGCTGTTGGTAATGCGTGAAGAAGACATCTTCGGTATTGTTGAATAA
- the groL gene encoding chaperonin GroEL (60 kDa chaperone family; promotes refolding of misfolded polypeptides especially under stressful conditions; forms two stacked rings of heptamers to form a barrel-shaped 14mer; ends can be capped by GroES; misfolded proteins enter the barrel where they are refolded when GroES binds), producing the protein MAAKDVQFGNEVRQKMVKGVNVLADAVKVTLGPKGRNVVLDRSFGGPHITKDGVTVAKEIELKDKFENMGAQMVKEVASKTNDVAGDGTTTATVLAQAIVSEGMKYVTAGMNPTDLKRGIDKAVAALVAELKNISKPCDTSKEIAQVGSISANSDEQVGAIIAEAMEKVGKEGVITVEDGKSLENELDVVEGMQFDRGYLSPYFINDAEKQIAGLDNPFVLLFDKKISNIRDLLPVLEQVAKASRPLLIIAEDVEGEALATLVVNNIRGILKTVAVKAPGFGDRRKAMLQDIAILTGGNVVSEEVGLSLEKATLEDLGQAKRIEIGKESTTIIDGFGDAALIEARVNEIRQQVETSNSEYDREKLQERVAKLAGGVAVIKVGAATEVEMKEKKDRVEDALHATRAAVEEGVVAGGGVALLRARAALESVKTSNTDQDAGVQIVLRAIEAPLRQIVANAGGEPSVVVNKVLEGQGNFGYNAGSGEYGDMIAMGVLDPAKVTRSALQHAASIAGLMLTTDCMIAEIAEDKPAAPDMGGMGGMGGMM; encoded by the coding sequence ATGGCAGCAAAAGACGTACAGTTTGGTAATGAAGTCCGCCAAAAAATGGTTAAAGGTGTGAACGTATTGGCGGATGCCGTTAAAGTAACTTTGGGCCCGAAAGGTCGCAATGTGGTATTGGATCGTTCTTTCGGCGGCCCGCATATCACCAAAGACGGCGTAACCGTAGCCAAAGAAATCGAATTGAAAGACAAATTCGAAAACATGGGCGCGCAAATGGTAAAAGAAGTTGCCTCTAAAACCAACGACGTAGCCGGCGACGGTACAACTACGGCCACTGTTTTGGCCCAAGCCATTGTTAGCGAAGGGATGAAATACGTTACCGCCGGTATGAATCCGACCGATCTGAAACGTGGTATCGATAAAGCGGTTGCTGCTTTGGTTGCCGAATTGAAAAATATTTCCAAACCTTGCGACACATCTAAAGAAATCGCCCAAGTCGGTTCGATTTCCGCCAACTCTGACGAGCAGGTTGGTGCTATCATTGCTGAAGCCATGGAAAAAGTAGGCAAAGAAGGCGTGATTACCGTGGAAGACGGCAAATCTTTGGAAAACGAACTCGATGTAGTGGAAGGTATGCAGTTCGACCGTGGTTATCTGTCTCCCTACTTCATCAACGATGCTGAAAAACAAATTGCCGGTTTGGATAACCCGTTTGTATTGTTGTTCGACAAGAAAATCAGCAACATCCGCGATTTGTTGCCGGTATTGGAGCAAGTGGCTAAAGCCAGCCGTCCGTTGTTGATTATCGCTGAAGACGTTGAAGGCGAAGCGTTGGCCACTTTGGTGGTAAACAATATCCGCGGTATCCTGAAAACCGTCGCGGTTAAAGCTCCGGGCTTCGGCGACCGCCGTAAAGCCATGTTGCAAGACATTGCTATCTTAACCGGCGGTAACGTGGTTTCGGAAGAAGTGGGCTTGTCTTTGGAAAAAGCTACTTTGGAAGATTTGGGTCAAGCCAAACGCATTGAGATCGGTAAAGAAAGCACTACTATTATCGACGGTTTCGGTGATGCCGCTCTGATTGAAGCACGTGTAAATGAAATCCGCCAACAGGTGGAAACTTCAAACAGCGAATACGACCGTGAAAAACTGCAAGAGCGCGTGGCCAAACTGGCCGGCGGTGTTGCCGTAATTAAAGTCGGTGCTGCAACCGAAGTAGAAATGAAAGAGAAAAAAGACCGTGTGGAAGATGCGCTGCATGCTACCCGTGCTGCGGTTGAAGAAGGTGTGGTTGCCGGTGGCGGCGTAGCTTTGTTGCGTGCCCGTGCAGCTTTGGAAAGTGTGAAAACTTCTAACACAGATCAAGATGCAGGCGTACAAATCGTATTGCGTGCGATTGAAGCTCCGTTGCGTCAAATTGTTGCCAATGCAGGCGGTGAGCCGAGCGTTGTGGTGAATAAAGTGTTGGAAGGCCAAGGCAACTTCGGTTACAACGCAGGCAGCGGCGAATATGGCGATATGATTGCCATGGGTGTGTTGGATCCTGCCAAAGTAACCCGTTCTGCGCTACAACATGCTGCTTCTATTGCCGGCCTGATGCTGACTACCGATTGCATGATTGCAGAAATTGCAGAAGATAAACCTGCCGCTCCTGATATGGGTGGTATGGGCGGTATGGGCGGCATGATGTAA
- a CDS encoding epoxyqueuosine reductase QueH, whose translation MNEKPEVTPIDRPVLNPPGGEKKVLLHSCCAPCSGEVMEAMLASGIDFTIFFYNPNIHPKKEYEIRKNENIAFAEKHNIPFIDADYDVDNWFERAKGMEMDPERGRRCTMCFDMRFERAALYAHEHGFPVLTSSLGISRWKNMNQINDCGHRAVAPYDDVVYWDFNWRKGGGSARMIEISKREHFYQQEYCGCAYSLRDTNHWRKSQGRPPIKIGVKYYGDEEDAK comes from the coding sequence CTCCGGGCGGTGAGAAAAAAGTGCTGCTGCATTCCTGCTGCGCCCCTTGTTCCGGCGAAGTGATGGAAGCCATGCTGGCCAGCGGCATTGATTTCACTATCTTTTTCTATAACCCCAACATCCATCCGAAAAAAGAATACGAAATCCGCAAAAACGAAAACATCGCGTTTGCCGAGAAACACAATATTCCTTTTATCGACGCGGATTACGATGTAGACAACTGGTTCGAGCGCGCCAAAGGTATGGAGATGGATCCCGAACGCGGCCGCCGCTGCACCATGTGTTTCGACATGCGTTTCGAGCGCGCCGCTCTTTATGCCCACGAACATGGCTTTCCCGTGCTTACCAGCTCTCTCGGCATCTCGCGCTGGAAAAACATGAACCAAATCAATGACTGCGGCCACCGCGCCGTCGCACCTTACGATGATGTGGTGTATTGGGATTTCAACTGGCGCAAAGGCGGCGGCAGTGCACGTATGATTGAAATCAGCAAGCGTGAACATTTCTACCAACAAGAATACTGCGGCTGCGCGTATTCGCTGCGCGACACCAACCATTGGCGCAAATCACAAGGCCGTCCGCCGATTAAAATCGGTGTGAAATATTACGGCGACGAAGAAGATGCCAAGTAA